In Xylocopa sonorina isolate GNS202 chromosome 4, iyXylSono1_principal, whole genome shotgun sequence, the sequence AAGTACTCTCATTTAGTATTGCCAATACCATTACACGTAACACCAGATTTTACCACTGATTTAATGACGCTAAAATGGAGATTACATTTTGAATTCGTTACGACCTCTAAATTATTAGAAATACCGAATGAAACTAGCATTAACTGGCAAGGACCATCAACCTTAGACGTTGAAACAATGATTTGGGATTTACCTGTTCATATTCATCCGACAACTACACCGCCCAATACCGCGCAGCAAACAAAATACAACATAGTGATATAGCAAATTGGCAGATATTATATTAATGTATAAATGTTGGAAAGAGAATGTATAAAAGTATGTATATATTAAAACTGTCTTATTTATATACTTCAAATTTGTCAAAACAGATTGTATTTTAGCAACAAATAATTTGCATGTTATTTTAATGATCCAATGTTAGACAATACTATGATTCATTTTCCTTTACATAATTACCAATTACTTTTTAAACGCAAAATAGATAATAAGTTTTGTATAACATTGTTGCAATAATTTAATATCGATGTGTTTTATAAAATAGTAAGAATTTATGTTATTATATTGTAATACCAATATTCATACTATCATATAACGAAGTTATTTTTTATGCTTTCATTTTTAAAATAATCTTGTGACAATAATCGTATCGCTTGCTGAAATGTTAATTGAGTTTTGTATTTCATACTCGTCTACAGTACGTCACGTGTGTGTGTAACGCATAGCTCTGAAATTGCTGTCACCACGTGGTAGCGTATTTTACTTCATTGTTGTGTGCACACGTGCGTAAAAACGAAATGAAAAATCGAAAGAAAACTTTGAAAAGGAAGtcgaataaagaaaaaaatgataATGAAGTCGAGAAGGAAGAAATGGATTCAACGAAATCTACAATTGAAAAAGAATCGGTAATGATCTTCCTCATTGATATAATCTAACCTATAAAAATGTTTACACATTACAAGTTTCTGTCAGTAATTGTCTTAATTGTGGTCTATATTACTTAAACCCTCTTAAAATTCCATTCAAAATTGTTTGTcataataattttttaaatatttatatacattAGGCATGTGCTTGTACGTTGTAACAAAATGCATAATATGTATGTCACTGTTAATGTTTCAAAGTGATAACATATACAAACGATTAATAGAAAATTTATTTAGGATTCAGGTACGGAAGATTTGTTATTAATGGAAATGAATAACAGTGATGAGAGCACAGACGAGGAAGTAGATGAAGATGCAGATGTTATTGAATCAGATGCTGAAACAGATCCGATAGTCTTTCAATCGAGTGATGAAGAAGAATTAAGTTTTGAGACAGATTCTGATGATCTTGGCCTACACGAAGATTATTCCGAGAGTAACGATGAAAATATTTCTTCTGATGAAAGGAATGATGAAGGTACAAGTGAAAGCATTGAGAAGAAACAGGAAGATTCCAAAAGTGCTTCGACATCAAAGAataataaacttaaaatgaagaAAAGTGATTCTTCGTTATCTaatgttaataaaaaaaatgtatccGCTATACCAAAAATTGATAATCGAAACAAAGGATTAGGAAATAAAATTGACAAATCGGATGAATCAATTTCCAAAGCTAAAGGGAAAAGTAAAGTGCAAAGTAAAATGAGTTTAAAAACAAATGAAGATGTTGGAAAGTCTAAAGAAATGGGCACTAAAGAAAATGTTATACTTAACACAAGCAATAAAAATGAGAATAGTAATAAGTCGGTAGCAAATCAACAAGTAGATGAATATGAATATGATAGTTCTGATGAAGAAGATATTCGTAACACAGTAGGAAATATACCAATGAAATGGTACGATGATTATGAGCATATTGGGTATAACTGGGATGGTAAAAAAATTATAAAACCTCAAAAGGGTGATCAGTTGGACAACTTTTTGAAAAGAATGGAAGATCCAGATTTTTGGAGAACAATTAAAGATCCTCAAACTGGACAGGACGTTGTGTTAAGTGAGGCAGATATAGATCTAATCACAAGAATTCAAAAACGGAAAATTCCTGATGTAACTTTTGACGAATATGCCGTGAGTCTTTttaatcaaattaatgtaaatgattTTCAATAAGGGTAATATTGTCAAACCAGGGATTCACAAATAACTATAGATGTATTAACAATAATTCATAAATTATGTTTTTATTGTGTTCCTTTCTTTTAGCCTTGGATAGACTGGTTCACGTCGGAAGTAATGAAAACTCCATTACGTCAATTTCCCGAACACAAACGTTCTTTCTTACCATCAAAAATGGAAGCAAAAAAAGTATCGAAATTGGTTCATGCACTTAAGATGGGCTGGATAAAATCTTCCGCTGAATTGGAAAAAGAAAGGCAGCAAAAGAAGAATGAACCAGAATTTTATATGTTATGGCAGTCAGATGATCAAGCTGAAGAAATGCGTAGAATTCATAAACATATCCCACCGCCAAAAAGACATCTACCCGGACATGCAGAAAGTTATAATCCTCCGCCAGAATATCTATTTGACAAAAGGGAATTGAGAGAATGGAATAAACTGCAAACGACACCTTGGAAACGAAAGTTACACTTCATTCCAGAAAAATATAATTCACTTCGCGAAGTTCCTGCGTATCCTAGATATATTAAAGAAAGATTCCAGAGGTGTCTGGATTTGTATTTGTGTCCTAGAGCACTGAAAATGAGATTAACAATTGAACCAGAAGCTTTGGTTCCTCAATTACCAAGTCCAAAAGATTTGCAACCTTTCCCTACAACAATGTCCATGATATTTAAAGGTCACCAAGATATGGTGAGAAGTATTACTGCAGAACCAATGGGACAGTACATTGCTTCTGGCGGTGATGATATGAATTTAAAAAGTAAGTACAATCTCTAGTGCGGGTAGAACAAAATATACCATCAAACAACATAAATTTATAAAAATGTTTATAACAATATTCATTACTTTGTAGTATGGGAAGTATCAACAGGAAGGTGTGTAAAATCGATACCATGTGGTGGGATAATTAGATCTGTGGCATGGTGTCCAAATCAATCCCTATCACTTATAGCAGTAGCTGCAGATAAAAAAGTTCTTTTAATAAATCCTGGAGTTGGGGATCATTTGATCACTAATAAGACGAACCAATTGCTAGAAATAATACCTCAGAATGATGTCATAGGTAttacaatatatgtatatatagctCTTTTATAATgttctataaaatataattgaaataAGAAAAAATGATTGAATTGAAATAATTGGATGTATCCTTTTGTTATAGTAAATGAACGAGTGAAAACTGCTGTTCAGTGGGAACACGCAGAAGGTGAATATTGGAACAATGGCATTAGAGTAATTTTAAATCACTTTAAAACAGTGAAACAAGTAACGTGGCACGGCAAAGGTGATTACTTTGCCACTGTTATGCCTGATGGTCAAAATAGATCTGTCTTAATAAATCAATTATCGAAACGGAGATCTCAATTGCCGTTCACAAAGTCGAAAGGTTTAATACAGTGTGTTTTGTTTCATCCAATTAGGCCTTATTTATTTGTAGCGGTAGGTAAAAATGATCCTATATGAGGAAGGGTGAGAGCAGAAATTTTAACGTAAAAATACCAATGTATAATTGCGATATAATAATTTTAGACCCAACGAAATGTACGGATATACGATTTAGTAAAACAAGAAATGATTAAGAAGTTGCTATCAAACTCGCAATGGATATCAACAATGGCAATACATCCAGGTAAACAGATTGAATATGACTtagtaaataaatatttatactgtcattatttttttgtatttttaggGGGTGACAATGTTTTAGTAGGCACTTATGATCGCAAAATGCTCTGGTTTGATCTTGATTTGAGTACAAAACCTTACCAAACATTACGTTTACATGGTACTGGTGTTCGTGGTGTTTCGTTTCATAAGCGATATCCTCTTTTCGCATCTGGAGCTGATGATAGAGGTCTGATCGTTTCCCATGGAATGGTATACAAGTAAGATAACTTATATTTGTAATTATATTAGACATCATTGTTCAGAATTTCTATTTATTTCATAATATATTTCAGCGATTTGTTGCAAAATCCACTGATTGTACCACTTAAAAGATTATGCAATCATGAGTCTTATAATGACTTTGGTATTTTGGACGTGATGTTTCACCCTATTCAACCATGGGTATTTTCTGCGGGTGCGGATTCAACAATACGAATGTATAGTTGAATCTTATAcatatttataaaattaattaataaatttgttTCCTTCCATGTGTTTACCAACGCAATTTTTAACGTAATAAAAAAAACTAATATCATCATGCACAAACACGATAAAAGTTTTAATGaagaaaaaattaaaataaatttctcaactattttatttttatgcgaGGAATTTGCAACTTTTGTATCTTAAGTGTTTACAAGACTAAACATATAGGAACTTTTGTATCGCAACAGAGGTGTGATGACCAAAAAGTCAAaagaatatataataaatattccttTATCAGAATAGTATAAGATTTatctatttttaattaattacatTAAAAATCAGATAAatcttttaaataaaatattgatatatttacgaaaaatTTAAAACTAAATGTTACTATACGAAGTACAAAAATTTACAAAAGAAAAGCTTTTTCATTAACAAAATTAGTAATAAATGACAGAAGTATAAAAAATAGAAACATCGAAAACGCCTGTTTTATCAaacaatatattttatatataaaaaataatttaaaaatatgaTCCAAACTTATTTAGAGATTATATTGTATTTGACAATGACAATAATTCCGATTGCAAAGTAACTAAAACCCCATTTTTTTGTCTGCAGGTCACAAAATATTTTGTACTTTCAATTCTTAATGGATGGTTATAAATATCGTTGTACGTTCCGTAAAAAGTAAAATTAAAATGGTGAAAAGATTAAAACGCATGAAATATTCTGCGATctgcaaataaaatattaaatagtgGTTCCATAAAAATTTGAGAAATAATGGAAGTTTCTACGAGTCTGTGAATTAACTTACTTATTTACTTATAATATTATTGATGAATTTAAAAATATAGCATAAAGTATAATTATTCATAATACAGTATATACAGGGTGTACAATACAGGGTTATTCATGATTTTTCAGCCACTTGCGTTATTAACAAAAATTTTAGCTCTACTGAATAGAGAAATGTACAgcgattacaaacatttagaaaataatttttttcataGTGAACCGAAAGCAATATTGTTTTTAAAATTGAACAATCCATATTTGTTCACGAAAATTAAAAGGGCATTAAAGAATGAGCGCGAAGGTATCACAGATCTAAAATAAGTATTCAGCATGATATATACAATGAAAATTATCGCTGTATATCGTTCACTTAATACGGACTTAAATTTTCGTTAACTTTATCTATTGTATTGCCGTAAATGACTAAAAAATCGTGCAGAACATTAAATTAAGCACCCTGTATACGGACACATTTATATACACAGGTATACATGTGCGTACGTTTAAGATGTGGGTGGAGAATGGCCCAAACATTGCCATTCGGGTTCTCCACATTCGCAAATACGTCCAGCGTGTCTGACTTGGAAAACTGTAACTATACCCCTGTTATCATCAAATCTGCAAGTTATGTGTAAATCGTGAATTAAGAAAGTATAAAACTGACTACCCCAACGTTGTCTTAAATATACCGATCTGGGGTCTTCGCGAAGGACATTTTCGATCGCTACTTTCTGATCGTTAATTTTAGTTCCCAAGATCTCGTTTAATTGGATCAATGCACGATCGTTAAATACGACACATAACGGAGTTCGTGGTCTAGATATCCATTCTGGAATTCTTATTTCAGAGGAGCTATTAGCTTCTGCTTCTCTGTTTTCAGTGTTCCTTGATTCAAAGGAAACTAACGAATTTGTATTTCCACTGTCGGGTAAGCTGTTGTTTGATGTTGTCCTTATTACCTGATTCGGTAAAACTTGCGAAGGAGTGAGCATTTgtgattctaatccttcttctcCATCAGGTGCTTCTCGTATTCCCATTCTTATAGGGGAATTATCGATTCTCGAAGTTAACGATCGTCTATTAATTAAATCTATGTCGGTACCGCAAACGGTATTTGGTCCATCGGCGCCGTCTAAAAGTCTCGAGCGAGAAGCATGTGTTTCAGTGTAATCAGAGCCCATGCTTCTCGAGACGTATGTTGGTTCAACATTAGTACGACCGCTTACGTTAATGCTTTGTAATCTATGATTTATATCTACAAAACTTTCTGGTTGTTCTAAATGAGACGCAAGTATGTTATGCCCTGCAGTCGTATTCAGGCTTGATCTCATGTCGGACAAAGTGTCGGAAAATGTATGAGGTGTCCTATGTATACTTGTTACATCCATGTTATGTGGTAGTACGCTATTGTTGTGCAAATTGATATCGCTTAATTCGGAAAAATGTCTCATACCGACATAACTCTCAAAGTTTGAATTCCTTTGAAACTCTTCAGCCTGCAGTCTCAGAGCAATTTCTTCGTCTCGAGAAACATCTGTTTCTTGATTCGTTTTGTTAATACCTTTCCTATAATAAGATTCTGATAAGAAATTTCTCGTTTCGTCCCCAAGATCGACATTTGTATCGAACGTGGTACATGTTTGATTTCTGGCAGTTTCTTCTATACATTCAAACGCATCGTCTAAATAGGGCTCTTGTGATCTGTTACTTAATTTCTCAAAAAATAATGGACTATCATACTGCGGTATGTAAGGTTTTATATCTAGGACAGGCGATTGGTCAACCATATCCACACCTTCGAAATAAATCGTGTGATTTTCTATGTTTGTAATTTTTACTAAGCTTAAGCCAATCGGACATGGCCGATGTGGCGAACGAGTTGAGAATACGCCAGTTTTCGTACCATTTAATCGCGGCGGTGCAACTTTAGCGTGCACGTGCGTCGAATCGTTTCTATGAAAATAGAATAGAACCCTATCGGAAAGGAAACAATTATATGTTAATGGTACTAATGAATAAATAGAATCAGAGTGCAATATACTTATTATACATTCTTTCCAGTCATCTTACCACATGTGTGAGAAGTCCTGCAGTCCTTCGAGTGCATGATCAGGATTAGTAAATATGGAATTGTATAGCAACAGCTTTCCTGGTACCTTTCCACAAATTCCTGTTTGCCTAGGCGTGCCACGTTTGCTAGGAAACCAGGTGGATATTACTCCAATCGGTTTCAGTTTTATAGCATCATTATCCGTACTAGTACCAGGTTTCACATTATCTGATCCCACAACTTTTGTTTCAGACATGGACGCTCCATTTCGAAATGATTCCAAAAGGCGCTTTATAGTATCAACATCTTTTTCATGGACGTATCGAAGACTTTTTATCTGCTGCCTGTAAAAATTTGATAAACACACACTAAATAACGTTCAAGCATAACGAACCTTTACACTAATAATTTTCAATGAAAAGTGTAATATTATAAACAGTAACATTAGTTGCTTCGCTTGGATATCATACTGCAAAGAAATCCTCATACATTTCAGTTCACACTTACAAATAAATGTGTAATACACTATATTACATGGATACACTGTATGTatgtgtacgcgcgcgcgcgcatgtATCCGTATACCAGGAATGTGCAGGTATGCAGAAAACAGCATGTTTGAATAGAACTTGTTGATATCTTTTCAAACAATTCCTTGATTCTATGAAAAGAAAATGTAAGAAAAAAGTGGAAAGTAGTACCTCAAGTTGTTTATTTCTTTTCTGGCTATATTTAACTGACCAAGCAAGTATTTAGCATTAAATTCCAAATTTTGACAAGCAGAATCCATAACTGCCCACTGCTCCTCCGAGCGTAATCACCGATCGAATCAGAATGAATCGAGATACATCTGCGCCATGGATTAAATAAACCAGGGCACGAGTACTCAATGCGTTAAAGTGTTGTCAGAATTATAACGCTATCTGTTGTACCATATTACTACTAAGTTGTGAAAGGCGGCATATTCGTACCTTGAACTGAAATATATATTCAtgatatttcatttcaacgttgaagtacgtttcaaggagcataaaATTATGTTATAAGAAGAATAGGTGTATTTGTGTAAAATTAAATTTTGCACAATTTAatctattaatttatatgaaaGTATTTACTCATTCCCTGTGGTATATCAAAAGAGAGCGTTTTACATTTGTAATGTCTTACAATAATGTTCCATCTTAATATTAGATTTGATAGATCAACGTTTGCGATATTTTTAGATAATGCTTTAGATTCATTTGTTAAAACTTGTTGATGGCATTGCAGGTCTTTATTAATCTGTATGCAATCTTCCGAGTTTGTTTGGTTCAATTCATTCGGATCAATTTTTGACTTTGTTTCAGAGGAATCTATTTTTCCAAAATCTGAAATAGTATAAACTTCATTATTAAGCTAAGTTATTTATTATGAAAAAAATTTAAAGATGTTTTCCTTAAAAACACTACTTATATTCCTTCCACATTTATTTTTAATGACAAAAAAACTCTTACTTCTTGGTATATTCAAAGAGTAAGAATTCTTGAGTGGTTCTTCTTGTTTTCCCAAATCTGTGTGTAAACTACCCATACTGTTCATTAATTCAGTTAATTTACTACAGTGATCATTGGATACTATACATTTTTTACTTCTTTTAGTTGATATAATTCTATTTTCATTGAAGTCTAAGTATCTATTAATTGTATCCAAAGGCACCAACTGTTGATCTAATTTATCAGAATGGTATAATAATGATTGGGTTTCAGGAGAAGCAGAGTGCATGCTGTTTAAGTTCGTCAACGATTGCGGAACATTTTTAGTAGAATTACTTATCCTCTTAGAATCGTCTTTACATTGTGAAGAGTTTTTGGGTACTGAAAGCAAGACAAAAGGTATACGTTTTACAACAAGCTTTTCAACGACATGCTCATACTCCTTGGTATCGTTATCCATCATTTCTTCCAACAATTGTTTCTTACGAGTAATTTTAAAGCAGTTCAAGAATGATTTGCAACAATTAGCTGTAAGATCAGGAATAGAATTGGCTCTTGATGAATCAAGCAATCCAGCCTCGTATGAATTAGTAGAAGCTTCtaatttttcattcatttcaaatATATTTTGTTTAAACTATTATGCAATACAACACAGTGAATTTTGAGAGCTCCAGTTTGGTTTAAAGAAAATTGTGATTTAAACTTTTGGGTTTCTGCGATATAGAGATATTCATAGTCATGATAACATGCATTACAGGCATTTGCTTCAAAGTGGAGACCACTTTAATATACTTCGCTTAAAAAAGACATAATTTTGCGAAATTCTCATCATGTAATTGTAAATTTGATGCTCAATATTTCTTACTGATTATGTTTACGTATAAATTTGTATTCCCCTAAGAGCAAAGATTAATCTCTAAAAGGTGgcaccatctctgtaaaaactgCTGAAACTGGTCGTACATCGTTATCGATGGCAAAGTGAACTGCTGCgacacgtggcgccatctctgtgaaaagtactcaaactggtcgcacatcgttaccgacagcgaagtgaactactgcgcgagtggcgccatctctgtggaaagcgCTGAAACTACTCGCAAAATAGTTCCCTAGTTCCACcgcgagatggcgccaccaagcGGTCGACGCAAGTTGCGCCATCTCGCGGTGGAACTAGGGAACTATTTTGGGAGTAGTTTCAGCGCTTTCCACAAAGATGGCGCCACTCgcgcagtagttcacttcgctgtcggtaacgatgtgcgaccagttcgagcacttctcacagagatggcgccactagtctGTCAATAATTATGCAATCAGTTTAACCACTTTTcagagagatggcgccacgtgttCGTGTGTACGTTTAAGGTTAATATCGAGTGTAGTTAAAACGAAATGCTCATGCATTCATGTATACAATATATAAAGTGATCTTAATTTGGGAAGTCTGGTGAAATTGTTTAAAGGAAAGGCGAGTTTTACAAATTGCCTGTCTATATAATGGCGGCAGTAAAATTGAATCCGTCGAGTTCACCTTCTGTCGAATTAAGTTCGTATCGCGATCAACATTTTAAGGTTAGTTTGTGTTTACATCTTTCGGCTTAAAAAACATTTATATTGTTACATCTAATATGTGCAATAACATAGGAATAAATAAGAATAATTTATTCTTAGATGTATAAATTGGTTCTACTGTACTAATAATAATGATTTAGTTGGTCGCTAGTAATAATGTTTGTTCTCAGGGCTCAAGAGCTGAACAGGATAGGCTTCTAAGAAATTCTACAACTCTCTATGTTGGAAATTTATCTTTTTATACTACAGAGgaacagatatatgaactattttCAAAGTGCGGCGATATCAGGAGGATTATAATGGGTTtggataaatataaaaaaactcCTTGTGGTTTTTGTTTTGTTGAATATTATCAGAGGAGCGATGCTGAAAATTGCATGCGATATATCAATGGGACACGTTTAGATGACAGAATAATCAGAACAGATTGGGACGCTGGCTTTATCGAGGGTAGACAGTATGGGCGTGGTAAAACTGGTGGACAAGTGTGTACCATTAGTTTGTATAAGAATATAATTGTTACTGTTAATTACGCATATGTTATTATTTGTTGATTTTTTATAATTGTATCTGTACAGGTGCGAGATGAATATAGGTCAGATTTTGACAGTGGACGGGGTGGTTATGGAAAAATAATACAGCAGAAAGTGACACCACTTTCAGATGGAGCTTTTGGACGTTGAA encodes:
- the LOC143422919 gene encoding ribosome biogenesis protein BOP1 homolog isoform X3, which produces MKNRKKTLKRKSNKEKNDNEVEKEEMDSTKSTIEKESDSGTEDLLLMEMNNSDESTDEEVDEDADVIESDAETDPIVFQSSDEEELSFETDSDDLGLHEDYSESNDENISSDERNDEGTSESIEKKQEDSKSASTSKNNKLKMKKSDSSLSNVNKKNVSAIPKIDNRNKGLGNKIDKSDESISKAKGKSKVQSKMSLKTNEDVGKSKEMGTKENQQVDEYEYDSSDEEDIRNTVGNIPMKWYDDYEHIGYNWDGKKIIKPQKGDQLDNFLKRMEDPDFWRTIKDPQTGQDVVLSEADIDLITRIQKRKIPDVTFDEYAPWIDWFTSEVMKTPLRQFPEHKRSFLPSKMEAKKVSKLVHALKMGWIKSSAELEKERQQKKNEPEFYMLWQSDDQAEEMRRIHKHIPPPKRHLPGHAESYNPPPEYLFDKRELREWNKLQTTPWKRKLHFIPEKYNSLREVPAYPRYIKERFQRCLDLYLCPRALKMRLTIEPEALVPQLPSPKDLQPFPTTMSMIFKGHQDMVRSITAEPMGQYIASGGDDMNLKIWEVSTGRCVKSIPCGGIIRSVAWCPNQSLSLIAVAADKKVLLINPGVGDHLITNKTNQLLEIIPQNDVIVNERVKTAVQWEHAEGEYWNNGIRVILNHFKTVKQVTWHGKGDYFATVMPDGQNRSVLINQLSKRRSQLPFTKSKGLIQCVLFHPIRPYLFVATQRNVRIYDLVKQEMIKKLLSNSQWISTMAIHPGGDNVLVGTYDRKMLWFDLDLSTKPYQTLRLHGTGVRGVSFHKRYPLFASGADDRGLIVSHGMVYNDLLQNPLIVPLKRLCNHESYNDFGILDVMFHPIQPWVFSAGADSTIRMYS
- the LOC143422919 gene encoding ribosome biogenesis protein BOP1 homolog isoform X1; its protein translation is MKNRKKTLKRKSNKEKNDNEVEKEEMDSTKSTIEKESDSGTEDLLLMEMNNSDESTDEEVDEDADVIESDAETDPIVFQSSDEEELSFETDSDDLGLHEDYSESNDENISSDERNDEGTSESIEKKQEDSKSASTSKNNKLKMKKSDSSLSNVNKKNVSAIPKIDNRNKGLGNKIDKSDESISKAKGKSKVQSKMSLKTNEDVGKSKEMGTKENVILNTSNKNENSNKSVANQQVDEYEYDSSDEEDIRNTVGNIPMKWYDDYEHIGYNWDGKKIIKPQKGDQLDNFLKRMEDPDFWRTIKDPQTGQDVVLSEADIDLITRIQKRKIPDVTFDEYAPWIDWFTSEVMKTPLRQFPEHKRSFLPSKMEAKKVSKLVHALKMGWIKSSAELEKERQQKKNEPEFYMLWQSDDQAEEMRRIHKHIPPPKRHLPGHAESYNPPPEYLFDKRELREWNKLQTTPWKRKLHFIPEKYNSLREVPAYPRYIKERFQRCLDLYLCPRALKMRLTIEPEALVPQLPSPKDLQPFPTTMSMIFKGHQDMVRSITAEPMGQYIASGGDDMNLKIWEVSTGRCVKSIPCGGIIRSVAWCPNQSLSLIAVAADKKVLLINPGVGDHLITNKTNQLLEIIPQNDVIVNERVKTAVQWEHAEGEYWNNGIRVILNHFKTVKQVTWHGKGDYFATVMPDGQNRSVLINQLSKRRSQLPFTKSKGLIQCVLFHPIRPYLFVATQRNVRIYDLVKQEMIKKLLSNSQWISTMAIHPGKQIEYDLVNKYLYCHYFFVFLGGDNVLVGTYDRKMLWFDLDLSTKPYQTLRLHGTGVRGVSFHKRYPLFASGADDRGLIVSHGMVYNDLLQNPLIVPLKRLCNHESYNDFGILDVMFHPIQPWVFSAGADSTIRMYS
- the LOC143422919 gene encoding ribosome biogenesis protein BOP1 homolog isoform X2, which produces MKNRKKTLKRKSNKEKNDNEVEKEEMDSTKSTIEKESDSGTEDLLLMEMNNSDESTDEEVDEDADVIESDAETDPIVFQSSDEEELSFETDSDDLGLHEDYSESNDENISSDERNDEGTSESIEKKQEDSKSASTSKNNKLKMKKSDSSLSNVNKKNVSAIPKIDNRNKGLGNKIDKSDESISKAKGKSKVQSKMSLKTNEDVGKSKEMGTKENVILNTSNKNENSNKSVANQQVDEYEYDSSDEEDIRNTVGNIPMKWYDDYEHIGYNWDGKKIIKPQKGDQLDNFLKRMEDPDFWRTIKDPQTGQDVVLSEADIDLITRIQKRKIPDVTFDEYAPWIDWFTSEVMKTPLRQFPEHKRSFLPSKMEAKKVSKLVHALKMGWIKSSAELEKERQQKKNEPEFYMLWQSDDQAEEMRRIHKHIPPPKRHLPGHAESYNPPPEYLFDKRELREWNKLQTTPWKRKLHFIPEKYNSLREVPAYPRYIKERFQRCLDLYLCPRALKMRLTIEPEALVPQLPSPKDLQPFPTTMSMIFKGHQDMVRSITAEPMGQYIASGGDDMNLKIWEVSTGRCVKSIPCGGIIRSVAWCPNQSLSLIAVAADKKVLLINPGVGDHLITNKTNQLLEIIPQNDVIVNERVKTAVQWEHAEGEYWNNGIRVILNHFKTVKQVTWHGKGDYFATVMPDGQNRSVLINQLSKRRSQLPFTKSKGLIQCVLFHPIRPYLFVATQRNVRIYDLVKQEMIKKLLSNSQWISTMAIHPGGDNVLVGTYDRKMLWFDLDLSTKPYQTLRLHGTGVRGVSFHKRYPLFASGADDRGLIVSHGMVYNDLLQNPLIVPLKRLCNHESYNDFGILDVMFHPIQPWVFSAGADSTIRMYS
- the LOC143422949 gene encoding uncharacterized protein LOC143422949, with the protein product MDSACQNLEFNAKYLLGQLNIARKEINNLRQQIKSLRYVHEKDVDTIKRLLESFRNGASMSETKVVGSDNVKPGTSTDNDAIKLKPIGVISTWFPSKRGTPRQTGICGKVPGKLLLYNSIFTNPDHALEGLQDFSHMWVLFYFHRNDSTHVHAKVAPPRLNGTKTGVFSTRSPHRPCPIGLSLVKITNIENHTIYFEGVDMVDQSPVLDIKPYIPQYDSPLFFEKLSNRSQEPYLDDAFECIEETARNQTCTTFDTNVDLGDETRNFLSESYYRKGINKTNQETDVSRDEEIALRLQAEEFQRNSNFESYVGMRHFSELSDINLHNNSVLPHNMDVTSIHRTPHTFSDTLSDMRSSLNTTAGHNILASHLEQPESFVDINHRLQSINVSGRTNVEPTYVSRSMGSDYTETHASRSRLLDGADGPNTVCGTDIDLINRRSLTSRIDNSPIRMGIREAPDGEEGLESQMLTPSQVLPNQVIRTTSNNSLPDSGNTNSLVSFESRNTENREAEANSSSEIRIPEWISRPRTPLCVVFNDRALIQLNEILGTKINDQKVAIENVLREDPRSVYLRQRWGSQFYTFLIHDLHITCRFDDNRGIVTVFQVRHAGRICECGEPEWQCLGHSPPTS
- the LOC143422677 gene encoding uncharacterized protein LOC143422677: MNEKLEASTNSYEAGLLDSSRANSIPDLTANCCKSFLNCFKITRKKQLLEEMMDNDTKEYEHVVEKLVVKRIPFVLLSVPKNSSQCKDDSKRISNSTKNVPQSLTNLNSMHSASPETQSLLYHSDKLDQQLVPLDTINRYLDFNENRIISTKRSKKCIVSNDHCSKLTELMNSMGSLHTDLGKQEEPLKNSYSLNIPRNFGKIDSSETKSKIDPNELNQTNSEDCIQINKDLQCHQQVLTNESKALSKNIANVDLSNLILRWNIIVRHYKCKTLSFDIPQGMSKYFHIN
- the Cbp20 gene encoding cap binding protein 20, giving the protein MAAVKLNPSSSPSVELSSYRDQHFKGSRAEQDRLLRNSTTLYVGNLSFYTTEEQIYELFSKCGDIRRIIMGLDKYKKTPCGFCFVEYYQRSDAENCMRYINGTRLDDRIIRTDWDAGFIEGRQYGRGKTGGQVRDEYRSDFDSGRGGYGKIIQQKVTPLSDGAFGR